AGTTAGAGACTGCTGAGTTGAAGCCAATATTTCTAATCTGAGCATACGGCATTCAACTACTGTTCGGCTGGAATAAGAATGTGATTGCTTTCCTCAACCTGTTTTGTAGCATTGTTCATGATAGATAATGCCTTGTGAATTTTCTGGCAGATCCATGAAATGCCTGGATATCTCTTATCTATTTGTTTTTACCTGCTAAATAAATTTCCCTCGAGCTGCAGAAAAATTATGCCATGTAAAGGCTCGGTATCATTCCTAGCAATCCCAGTTCCAACACTTGTCATGAGCAGATTTAGCAAGCAAAACCTGTTGATTATCTGAATGATCCGCACAGCAATACAAACTTAGTTTGGCAAACCAACAGAATATTGAATCATGTCATGCTCTACTTTTGCAAGTCACATTGTACTGTAAAGTCTTGTGTATCTTTACAGGCCACACAGGATTACAAACTTAGTTCAGTGTAAGGCATGCTAATCTGGTTTATGTGTAACAACCTGTAGAACAttacaaactactccctccgtaaactaatataaaagtgtttagataactactttagtgatctaaacgttcttatattagtttacagagggagtagtttcagAAACTTCCGATGCAATCTAGATTGATGTTTGACATGTAAAGTGAATAACATTAGTTATCTCAATTTATAAAGCTTTGGTGACAGTGGAGTGATATGTGCAACAACAAAGAACTTTGATGAGCAATCCAACAATACACTTATAAGTAGTGCCAACAGACACAACATACGAAATAATGAGTTGAGAAGCGTGCATGCACTTCCCAAGAAAAGTAAATGCAAGGGTGAAAACAAACAATGCCATGGTAGCTATAAATAGGCATACACCATCAAGATCCTCCATCATCCACCATTCACATTAGAGAACAACACATCAAAGGCAAGCAAACATTATCCAACACGAATAAACTATGAAGATCTTCCTCACGCTTGCCTTTCTTGCCTCCATCGCTACCATCGCCATAGTCCCCAATTGCAACCACAAAAATCATTTTCACAACAACCACAACAACCCTTTCCACAACCGCAACAACAACCATTTCAAGAGGAGCAATCAACTCCGCAACAACAGCCATTTCCAGCACAACAGATACCATTTAGGCAACAACAATTTCCACAACAACCACCATATCCCCAACCGCAACAGCCATCCTACCCCCAACCGCAACATCCATTTCCACATCAACATGAACACCTAGTTCAGGAACAACAACCATTTGTACAACAACAACCGAACCCATGTAGGGATGTCCTCCTACAACAGTGTCGTCCAGTGGCAGTTGTGTCATTTCTCCGGTCACAGATGGTACAACAAAGCAGATGCCAGGTGTTGAGGCAGCAGTGCTGTCAGGAACTATCACATACCCCCAAGCGAGCACAATGCCATGCCATCCACAACGTTGTGCGCGCCATTATTttgcaacaacgacaacaacaattGGTAGAAGGTACTTTGGCCCAACCACAACAACTACTACTAGGTCAAGGTTCCATCCAACGTCAACAACATCAGTTGAATCAGGGTTGGATCGATGCAATAAGGACATGGGTGCTCCAGACCCTACCGACAATGTGCGACCTCCGCGTACCATCATACTGCTCCCCCACCACATCACCGTAGTAACATCGCTATACTAACATGAGTGGCTAATGAGAAAAGAGATCTAGTACTCGATAGATGGACTGCCATTGTTTAGTCGATGGTCCGATCCATGTAGCGGCGACAAATTAATAAAATACAAGatatttattttttgttgcataTATACTATTTGTCAGTGTTCCGTTCATGCACATGTTGAGTTGTTCATACGAAAAACAATGTTATGCATTACTTAGCTTTGTATGTAGCGCATTTTTAAAAATTGGAGCAAGCTGAATCTCTATTAAGGTAAACTCTTTAATGGTGAGCCTTCTGGATTTTGACCTTCAATGTGGTCCATGTAAGATTATTTTTAATGTTGGCAGGAGAGATGCCAAACTCATTGATTAGAAAAGGGTATTACCAGTAACACCCCAAAGGAGAAATGCACCGCATAAAGCCAAGTGCCAAAAAAAGAAGGAATGAAAAAGGACTGCTCAAAATATCAAGGAAATCCAGGCAGAAACCTAAACAACGCCTAGCTAGACTAGACCTAAAGCACCACAAAACATACAACACGCGAGAAGACCAACACCACACAACATCATGAAACTCTAGCGCCTTCGCCGCTACTAGAGTGCACACCGAAAACGTTGTATCAATCCGGGCAGGCACAAGGATATCCACGAAGCTCAGTGACATCGAAGAGGAACACTTCGTCTGATAGAGCAGACATATGCCACTTCAGTCATGCGAGGTTGGCTAACATAGCTCGCCTGACACACCTTGCATGTTAAGGGTGCCTTTGTTGCTCCCACGGTGATGTCACGCAAGCCGTCGCGACCAACCCGACAAAATTTCCATCTGGTGCACTATTCATACACTTGGTTCAAATGAATGGAGCAAAGGGGAAATGGAGAAGGATTTCCCTTCGATCTGAAAGGAAAAACGAGGAACTGTGCAATTCGTTAGGTCCTCTTTTTCAAATTTCTACAAACGAAGAACGAGGCTCAGATCCTTAACGGTATAGTTCCAATTATACTTTCCCATGTGGTTTGACTATGGTTTGACATTGTTTATTAGGATTAATTCTTGTGTTTTGATATTCCTCATTTATATGTTTGTCAGTCATGTACTTTCTGCATGTATTCTTATATCATGTTCCTACCTTTCCGTTTTTCTATTTAGAATCTTGCGAGTCAAACATGCCCTCTTGTTTTCATGATGTTCTTCATCGATTGCTTATTTACCTATTTTAGGTGCTCAAGG
This DNA window, taken from Triticum aestivum cultivar Chinese Spring chromosome 1D, IWGSC CS RefSeq v2.1, whole genome shotgun sequence, encodes the following:
- the LOC123183455 gene encoding gamma-gliadin B-like produces the protein MHFPRKAYTIKILHHPPFTLENNTSKASKHYPTRINYEDLPHACLSCLHRYHRHSPQLQPQKSFSQQPQQPFPQPQQQPFQEEQSTPQQQPFPAQQIPFRQQQFPQQPPYPQPQQPSYPQPQHPFPHQHEHLVQEQQPFVQQQPNPCRDVLLQQCRPVAVVSFLRSQMVQQSRCQVLRQQCCQELSHTPKRAQCHAIHNVVRAIILQQRQQQLVEGTLAQPQQLLLGQGSIQRQQHQLNQGWIDAIRTWVLQTLPTMCDLRVPSYCSPTTSP